In Kogia breviceps isolate mKogBre1 chromosome 19, mKogBre1 haplotype 1, whole genome shotgun sequence, a single genomic region encodes these proteins:
- the LYRM9 gene encoding LYR motif-containing protein 9: MAPLPGAELVQRPLQLYRYLLRCCRQLPTKGIQEHYKHAVRQSFQVHSDEDNPERIQQIIKRAIEDADWILSKYKKQN, from the exons ATGGCCCCGCTACCGGGGGCAGAGCTGGTCCAGAGGCCGCTGCAGCTCTACCGATACCTGCTGCGCTGTTGCCGGCAGCTGCCAACCAAGGGCATCCAGGAGCATTATAAGCATGCTGTCAGGCAG AGTTTCCAAGTTCATTCGGATGAAGACAACCCTGAGAGGATCCAGCAGATTATTAAACGAGCCATTGAAGACGCTGACTGGATCCTGAGCAAA tataaaaaacaaaactga